In Paenibacillus durus, the DNA window CGGAAAAAAGCCGGCTGAAGTCGCTCGGCAACCAATTGTTTTTTACCGGTCCCACGATTATTTTCTTCGCCATAGCGGTACTGATTCCATTTGCCTATGGCCTGTATCTTACGCTGACAGATATGACCTCCCCCGTTAATCCGATCAAGTTCTCGGGTTTCGGCAACTATAAAACCGCATTTACGGATACCGCGTTCTGGGAATCCATGTGGCTTACGGTCGAATTCGTCGTGGCGACAGTCATCATCATTAATATCCTTGGCTTTGTTCTGGCATTTCTGGTCACTTCCGGCGTGAAAATGCAAAATTTCTTTCGGACGGCGCTGTTCACTCCGAATCTGATCGGCGGATTGATCCTCGGCTACATCTGGCAGTTCATCTTCGTGCAGACGCTTCCGTCCATCGGAGACAAGCTCGGCATCGAATGGCTGCGGCTGGGCTGGCTGGGGGATGAGCACCTGGCTTTCTGGGCCATCGTAATTGTAACGATTTGGCAGTCGGCGGGCTATATGATGATTATTTTTGTCGCAGGTCTGGTCAATGTTCCAAAAGACGTCATGGAGGCGGCCACAATCGACGGGGCGAACGCATGGCAGCGCTTAAGAAATGTCATTCTCCCGCTGATGGTTCCATCCTTTGTCGTCACAATCTTTTTGACCTTGAAAAATGCCTTTATGGTCTATGACGTGAATTACTCCCTGACCGCAGGCGGGCCATACGGCAGTACGACCATGGTATCCATGCATGTCGTCCAAAAAGCTTTTACGGAAAATATCTACGGTGTCGGCCAGGCCGAAGCGATCGTGCTGTTCATCATAGTGGCGGTTATTACAGGTTTGCAGGTTTATTTCAGTAAGAGAATGGAGGTTGCCGCCTAATGGAAGCCAGAAAAAGAGCAGCCTCTATCCTCACTTATACTTTGCTGATCATATCCTTTGTTGTCTTTGTCTTTCCGTTCTTCCTCATGGTTGTCAACTCGTTCAAGAACAACGGCGAGATACTCGAAAGTCCTTTTTCCCTGCCGGCCAGCCTGAATTTCGGGCATTTTGCCGAAGTCGTCGATAAGATGAATTTCTTGGTATCGTTTAGAAATACGGTTGTGATTACCTTGCTAAGCGTTCTGCTCATCGGCATATTCGCGGCAATGACCGCTTATTACATGGTCAGACGTCCGACCAAATTCAATAACGGGCTCTTTGCACTGATGGTTGCATCGATGATTATTCCTTTTCAATCCATCATGATCCCGCTGATTTATATCTACGGAGCCAAGCTTCATTGGATCGATGCGGCGCCGATTCCGCTGCTCATTATCCTCTATATCGGGTTCGGCAGCGCACTCTCGATATTTATGTATCACGGCTTCGTAAAGTCGATACCTTATGAGCTCGAAGAAGCTTCGCTGCTGGATGGCTGCACGCGGCCGCAGACTTTTTTCAGAATTGTGCTGCCCATGCTCGCCCCAACCTCGGTGACGATCGCCATTCTGAACGTGCTCTGGATCTGGAACGACTACTTGCTGCCGTCCCTTGTGCTTACGAAAGACCGGGATTTCACCATGCCGATCAAAATGAAAGTGTTTAACGGAACGTATATGAACAACTGGGAACTGCTGATTCCCGCGCTGCTGCTCACCATCCTGCCCATCCTTGTCGCTTACCTGTTCGGGCAGCGTTATATTATCCGGGGCGTCAGCCAGGGAGCGATTAAATAAAGTACAGATAAAATATGCGAGACCTGGAGGAAGAGTGGAGATATGGAGACTAGAGACCGTAATTGGTGGAAGGAAAGTGTCGTGTATCAGATTTATCCCCGGAGCTTTCAGGATTCGGGCGGAGACGGAGTCGGGGATCTGCGCGGAATTATTAACCGGCT includes these proteins:
- a CDS encoding carbohydrate ABC transporter permease — encoded protein: MITEKSRLKSLGNQLFFTGPTIIFFAIAVLIPFAYGLYLTLTDMTSPVNPIKFSGFGNYKTAFTDTAFWESMWLTVEFVVATVIIINILGFVLAFLVTSGVKMQNFFRTALFTPNLIGGLILGYIWQFIFVQTLPSIGDKLGIEWLRLGWLGDEHLAFWAIVIVTIWQSAGYMMIIFVAGLVNVPKDVMEAATIDGANAWQRLRNVILPLMVPSFVVTIFLTLKNAFMVYDVNYSLTAGGPYGSTTMVSMHVVQKAFTENIYGVGQAEAIVLFIIVAVITGLQVYFSKRMEVAA
- a CDS encoding carbohydrate ABC transporter permease, whose amino-acid sequence is MEARKRAASILTYTLLIISFVVFVFPFFLMVVNSFKNNGEILESPFSLPASLNFGHFAEVVDKMNFLVSFRNTVVITLLSVLLIGIFAAMTAYYMVRRPTKFNNGLFALMVASMIIPFQSIMIPLIYIYGAKLHWIDAAPIPLLIILYIGFGSALSIFMYHGFVKSIPYELEEASLLDGCTRPQTFFRIVLPMLAPTSVTIAILNVLWIWNDYLLPSLVLTKDRDFTMPIKMKVFNGTYMNNWELLIPALLLTILPILVAYLFGQRYIIRGVSQGAIK